ctttttttttttttttttgtcaaacatcCCTCCTGGACAAATGaaattcttgtttgtttgttttttttttttgtgtattttgaatTTCAACTCTAGTGATAGTCCCAgtttagtttctttttgtttttgagcacTATATGGGtctgacacataaaaaaatgaatatatctACCGGCTACCAGACGGTCGAATCCCCCAAAACCCCCGAAAATGCATCGAAAACTATGCATAAGAACATGCATAGAAATGCATAAATACATAGGAAAACCATGCATTTTGGCACAGCTGTAACTGTATtgtgtctgtgctctgtgtgAACAAGAGAGAGACTGACTGACGCTTACTGGCACTAATGGAAAATCAAGGCGGAGCATTATTTTGAATTGTGGCACATGAATGTCTGAGGTGTAGAGAGGGAGAgcgacttatttatttttatgatgaaaTGGTGTTGATTTGGTGGTGCGACAGTTGTAGCATAGCaatttaaatacttttaaatatatgtttgtttttgtttcatgccATCCTGTATGTCAGGGCATgtgcccctccctcccccctccccccatgcCCAGATCCCGACTGGGAATGACTGCACCTGCTTACTGCAAAACCTTTATGTGGTGCTTTTGGTCCAACAAACTCTTTGCAGTCTTTTCTTTGAGGTCAGTtgtctgggggaaaaaaaaggcaaactggCAATGGACAGGCTCCATGGTGGTGGGATTAAAGGGATCTGTGTATTTTGCTGATCACTGCAAGACCAGTCCTCTGTGGAGAAGGCTGCCTGACTGCCACTCTGCTGGGTTCAGCAGTCTGAACAAAGTGTGTGAAAGTAATAGGACCTGTGCAGGTCAGGAAGTACATCCACACTCCAGATGTCCAACTTGGAACAATCCACTCCATAACTGTGTCACTCTGTTAAAGCTATGGCAATATTTACAAATCTCCAgcatttacattaaaaaaaaagggcatcATCACCGAGTGCCTTCCATGAACATGTTCTGCATGGAACGTACACTGCATATACACGTACATATGAGGTACAGCATAGTGAATCAGTATATTCTGtcttcttcagttttgttttatagtCTCCCTCCCCTGCTACAAAACAGATCACATTGCCCTTGTCCAAGTTTAGCCACGTTTACTCTTCTTCATCTGTGGAGCACTGGTGACATCCAGTGGTAACTCTTGTTTAAAAGTTTCAGAGGATCTTTGATTTAGTAAAGAGTTGTAATGGCACATTTGATGTGTAGGTGACAGTGCAGCTCTATATATACATGagtatatacatgtatatatacatgtatatacatgAGAACAACTGAGAAGCCTCCGGTAGATTATCCAGATGATCTCCACTTCTGTCAGGTTGGATGGTGAAAGttttcaggtctctccagagATGCTCTGTTGGGTTTAAGTCAGGGCGCTGGCTGGGCCATTCAAGAAAAGACACTCCTTTGTTACTTTAGCTGTGTGCTGATtgtcattgtcttgttggaagGTGAACCTTTCCGTCCTGGATATTGCTCTACTTTTCCACATTCATCTTTCTCTAGAACTTTCTCCGACCTCCCCACTGTATGTATCAATTTCACACAGTATTGTCTGAAATAGATTCACACATTGTTATTTCAGTAAATAATGCATTTCATAAAAAGATcaattcctcctcctcactgacTCTCTCTATTTATAAATTTCATGTTATGCTCTTAAAGCATCAAGTTGGCCACTTGATAAGAATGACAGAATCACATACAACGGAAAATTGCTGGGTGATGATTGGGACAACATCAGAAGCCTGTGCAATGTACAGCATGCCCCTTTATTGCTGCGGAGGGCTGTGATTAACCGCCTTCTACATTCCTGCGCTGATTGGCTCAGTTGTGGCCTAATGAGCTCCAGTGTCTGTCCTCAGTGGGGGCACCGCCACATTGTCTGCGGTTTCAAGTGTGAGTCTCAGATGATGACCGAGCTTTAGAGAGGACACAAATAGACAGGCAAGCTCCCTCATTGCTCTCTTTGCCAGGTTTCCAAGCAGTCTTAGCCCTGAGATGAAACACAACATAGATGGTTAATTTGAAGGTTCTATGATCTCGATCAGAAAGATTTAAAAGATtcaaaatgtagattttttttcatatattattCTAAGGAATGACTAAATTGAAAGAGCTTTATGTAATACATAAACAGACTCAAGGGGGAATGTTAAAGTTCTGTGGAAGATATGAGAGAATTTaagatttgaatatttaaaaagggaggtggtgaaatgaaatgttttaagccTGATTTATAATAACTGAGAGTTTGAACCGTTTAGTTCCTTGGGACTAATGAGCTGAGAAACTGGGGCTTAATACAGTTGCAGATCAGAAATGGTTGACATCATTCAGTGCTTGATTCATCTGCATCTAtagtattttaaaataaattcttcaacaaaaatatatatatatatatatattcaaaccaGACTAATGTGTTCAGCCTTTGCATCTGTTGGAGCGTTGTTTTACTCTGAATTAACACACAGTGGATTCCTCACATCACACTAATACTAGCAGTACTTGCTGTGTAGTAGCAGCAGTAGTGATGTAAGTTCACAGATCAgtttgaaataatgaatgagatAGTTTGTTATTAAGTATTCATCTGCAGCATGCAAATTACTGTTATCCCATTTAAATGCTCTTTGCATAATTCAAATTACTCTCTGGAGGTCTCTATAAATGAGTATTCGACTCAAGCCTTCCTTGCTGTAATGGGGTTTCTGTGAAACACCATCTTTAGAATTGTTCTTTGCTCCCATTCTGGTACAGTATGTGGTGTCACGTTGAAGAGGACCTTCGCTCAGCATCACCATCCTTGTTTGGATGACAGCACGGTTGTCTTAACTGAGACAGCAACCTCAGCTTCCACGGCGTTAACGGAAGATCGAGTCATCAGCTGGAGAAAACGAAGGAAGAGACTGTCCCATTTGGATGCCAACAGCTTCTCTTCGCCTGCAGTGATGTAGTATccccagtaaaaaaaaagggcagcaaGTGGCTTTGTTTAGCTTGCCCCCATCTAATCCCTGTGTGGCCAGTGTGTGGCTtttgagagggagggagcacaTGCGGGCCACAGAGGCTGCATCAGCCCCCTTAAGGAGCCATGGCCCCCGCTCTTAGAAATCCCAAGAAACTTCACACCTCTCTGTAGGGACTATAAATAGGCTCCATCTGTCCCCCCAGGCTCAGTTACAGCCTCATTCCTTTTGGCATGGTCTGAGGGCAGGGAAGGAAACACTTGGGGTTTGAAaaaggaaggtgtgtgtgtgtgtgtgtgtggggtggggggggtcagaACCAGAGTACATCACGGATGACTGAATGGGTGACCTCTGCTGCACATTGGATGGCAAAGGAAGTTTGTCATCGTTCTCTGTAACTTCCTTCATCACAGGATCCCTCCAACGCTCCCCAGCACCGAATGCAAGTGACCTGGAAGCCTCCGCCATCTTTGGAATCATACACCACGTCACACTTAAGCTCAGGTTCTTAATGTCTCATCAATCATACTTAGCACAGCAGGATTCCAAACTTACATCTTCTCCCTTACAATTTCTCAGTTAATGTTTTAGTCCTGCTTCTATGACATTGCATCTATTTAGTCGAATTCACATATGGATCTAGGATTGAAGTATAGTAAACTGAGAGATGTAAAGCAACATGAAGGCAGCAGTGCTTCAGGCCACGCTGTCATCGCTCAAAGGAACCTGTCATAGTGCCTGTTGTGTCCTAAAGCAAACTGATGGGTGATATTATGAAATGTCCTGCTTGTCCCCCCTATGCCAGAGTGAAAAAGTGAGCCAGAGATAGTAAAGATAGATCTAAGTCTGCAAAAGAATACCCCCCCTTACAATTtcctctctcctgcctcctcttaCCTCAGCataaccaaacacaacaaaaaaattaagtcattcattttctaaaatgcagaaaatgaactTAGTTTCCTTCAGATTCAATCAAATCTGAaaatcattcagattttttaatgtctctgtggAAGATCTCTTAGCCTGCAGCTTCCCTCTCTTGGCTGTAATTTCACTCCAGAATGCTTGTGCAGATTGAGTAAAACtatttcaaaaaataaagtaGTAGTGTTTAAATGCACCCcatttgttcttttcattttgtgctccACTTTGGTTGTcatattttattacagttttttCTGATGCGTAAACCTCCCAATTTCTAAGTTATGCTCACTATTGTTTATAACTGATCTTATTCACATGAAgcacaatataaaatattttgataaagCTTTAAAACAGAGTTGTTTGGGACAATAGAAGCAACCcaattttaaaacctttttgcaGGCAATACTAATGCCATTATCTTAAAATTATAATCTTCTAATGGGCAATGTTTCACAAGGATTGGTTTGACTAGATAGTCCGAAATTGAAGAGAGTGAAAGAACTTAAACAGTTGGCCAAATGGAAGACCAGCCTCCCAAAGATGAAACAGGTCAAATAAAGAATAACATCAATTTTGACAGCTGTAAATCGAGGTCTGATTGGGATAgactatactatactatactatactatacagATGAATAGTTTTAAAgctcagaagaaaacagcctgCAGTGGATAGGATCCATCATGTTAGCAAAATGATTCTTTAGATGGCAAACTTTGCTAGACTGTTTAATGAAATCTGGTGCAGATATTTACCCTTACTCTTTGGCATATCTCAAAATCTACTCAATGGTTGGGCAGGAAAGGTTTGTACATTAGCCTgctgatgttagcatttagctcaaagatCTGTTGCCTCCTTAACGCATTAGCAAGGCTATgtattttctgtcttgtttaCTGTCTCCTTGGGTGACTGGCCTTCATTCACATGCCTGACACCAAACTATACAAATGTAGTTTTGGAGGGAGGTAATTTTGAGCTATTCTGTTGAGTAAGGCCAGAGATCATACAGGGATTTAAAGCAATGCCACTGACTTAACACACAAACCAGCTTTTCAGAATACCTCTGCCTCTCAGAAGTGTTTGAGTACTTTGACTAAAATAGCATCTTTTATCTAAAACTGTCTATTTAAGAAGAACATTTCTGACAGGAGATGCGCCACTGTGTCTCGCAACTCCCACCTCTTTTCAAATAGACTTGTTTTTGACTGGACTGCTGCAGATGCTGCCAACTCAAGAGCTTCAAAGTGCAGGAGCAAAGTCTGAATTTCTGCATCCCTGCTCCTCCTTCTACTGGATTAATGTACGTCAGTGGCTTGTGTGCAGTGTGTCACTGCTGTGCCCTTTACTGTGCAGCTgagggacccccccccccccccccctcttcagCAGATCTGATGTTACACTCCAGCATGGCTTTTTACCAAAGGAGTCCAGCACTGATGACAAATAAGTAAATGGTTACATGTTTAGTGAGAAAGAGGTCATTAATCTTTCTAATGTGATACTTTGAATGACTCAGTAACAGAACACTAAAACATATTTAGAAACCTGTTTGTTCAGACTGTTGCAGTAAAAATTAaccacagagaacagagaagtgtttttttttttcccccttatttttttgcttttgttatttGACATAAAATCTGACAGATTGAACTGGAATGGAGCAGGTGTGTATCAGGTTCAGCATATTGGCATAAATCAGGATTGCCATGGTGAAACTCACACACATTCCTAAATGTCTGCGACAGATTATTGAGCTCATGTGTAATTCAGAGCTGTGTATGAGTCACACAACAAAACTTAGATCGCTGCCACATAAACTTAATATCTCTTTTTGTCCTTGCTCAAGCTGAACCTGCCATCACATCTTAATAAAGCCTGGCTCTTCCATGCCGCTGAGTCCATTAAGATTCTATTGTAGAGCTCAGACTGGACTGCAGCACAGGTGCAAGGACCAAGGCAGAGTTTCAGTCAGTGGAGGGAGAGAAGTGAAGTGAGCCTCAGACTCAGAGAAGGTGCGGCGATGTGCCGTGGGTGAGCACAGATGACAGCTGAGGGACTCAGGCTCTCTCTGGCTTGGCCTCATGGAGAAAGGGTCAGTGGAAGCaagagggtggggggagggaaAGGCCTGCAGAGTGGAGGAATTTATGAAGGTCCATCATTACCAGGCCCAGTTATGGTGGTGGGGGTGGCGCTGAACCGCTGGCTCTGggagacagatatagacaagAATTAAGAAGACGGACTTTGCACTCTTAGCCTTGTCTGGGTTACTGGCATCAGCAGCTGAAGCCACATCAATTCTCCAGCAGGCTGTGCTTTTACGTCACATCCTCACCCCGGATTGGAGGTGACCGCTCGCCGACACAAAAACTGACCACAAGTACTTCTATATCCAATACACACTGTCAGtgactaaaaataaacaatggcTGGTTATAGGACATTTTCACTATTTGTCCACTTATTGCCTGCTCCTTAGACAATTTCTTGAATACTACTTTATCCAAGTTTGGCCACttacttttttcttccatttatttcattttcattttagcacTGTGTGTGACAGTAACTAATGCCTGGATTTCAGAACCTCACTGCAGCCTTGATGATGCTCatattgaataaaatattcagctAAATATGCCATGCTTTTATGGCAGCAAAATTACATCACCACATTATGcatcatttacacattttatatatatatttactcgTCATTCAGCATTATGATGTAGGCTGATTGTGTTTCTGggaatataaaatataacactGCAATACTTGAGTGCACAGCATTAGATGGGACCTCTGATTCATCCGGCAGCACTGCAGTCACATGAGTTAGACTCACATCAGAGTTGTAATGGTAAACGCAGATGACAGTGTAAAAACtgataatgataaaaacatatGTTGATATCTTGACATAACTTCCACCCATAAATGCTGTCAACGTGACATTTGGCTCCTAAATAAAAGGCTCAAAGGCAAAGGGAGATCAGGTCATCaaactataaaataaattataaagaGTGTTGAGGGTGAACGGCCATCAAACAAGCTACAGATCTACACTGACTCAGCTCTGGGCATAAAAACCGCGACccgttctttctttttcttttttttcagagaaactTGTCCTTGTCTTATTTATGGCCCTTTCAGTgtaacagtatttttttttacctgacaGAAGTTGATGTTTACCAGAGTAGAAACGATGTTATGCAACTCCATTTCATGTGATTCTCAGTTCACAGCCAAAAGGTCTCCGGGCTTCTCCGGGCTCCATTCAGGCTTTACTTGTCGAATTATTCAGTCGTGAGACAATCTAGACGACAAAACATAGTCAAcgttatttttttccccagtaaaGTTACATTTTAAGAGCGATAACTCATCCTCAAATAGACCCAAATGGATCTAAATTGTGCGTAACGGTGCGCACAAGGCTGCGCGTAAAGGTGGAGGCGTTCACATAGGAAATCGCGTGGCCCTGGACTAACATAACCTTTCACACCGTTCCCAATGTTTTCGTTCTTGATTATCGATATAAGGCATAAATAAACACTTTCTGGCCCGCATCCCTATAGTCCATGTTTAGAGAGGATCCCCTGTGCCATACACCCCTCCCATCAGCTATCCAAtcccatcacagggccagccTCGTTGGGGGTCAGGAGGAAAAATAGCCTCATATATATACGCCTAAACGGTGATCTCTTGCTTCGAGTCCCCTCCACTCTGTGCTACACTCCTTGTGTTGTCACCCGAACCGGGAATTGTCTTTGCTCCAGGAACAAAGTAGTTCTACTACCTGCTAAAATGGCACCCAAGAAGGACGCTAAGGCTCCCGCCAAGAAGGCCGAACCCGCACCAGCACCGGCACCAGCACCCGCTCCTGCTGCGgccccagcagcagctcccGCCGTCGACCTGTCCGCTGTCAAGGTACACTGATGATCCCTGCTGGGAGCTGACTTTAACCATCAGAGCTGAATGACAGAACTAGATTTATACTGCACTGgcctccaaaatgaaaaaaaaaaggcttattGAGGGAGCTCCAGGACAATGATCATtacaaaacaatgttttctaattatttcattcatttgaaggaAGAGAGGATGGGCAGCTGTCataatcaagaaaaaaaaatggaggtgatggagggggAGGCCAAACTCTCCttcaatttgtttaattttgtttaatattcaGTAACCTAACTTCAGTATCTTAACATTCAATAACCAAAAGTGAGTGGATGCACAATGAACACAGTTAGTTAAAGCAGCAGGTTTAAAGGACCGCAGTCAGAGCTGTGTAGAGGACTGAGGAGACTGACTAGAACCATGGATAGTTCACCATGCCTCAGACCACGCCCCCAACTCTCTCCATTGGACCAAAAGAGACTGTCAGGGCAACAGTGACACCAAATCTGGACATGTTAATGTAGCTAAAGATGGACCTCTACAGATCAGATGCCACCATGTGAAGCTAATTTTGGCAAATAGACAAATTTAATCCCAGTTTAGACCTGATTGATTAGTCTAGATTAAATGGAAAATGGCATATGCTGGTTGTTGAAGACAATAGGTGATTGTGTTGCGTTTGTTTCTATGCTAACATGACTGCTCTCCACTGTCTTGTAGATTGAATTCAGCGGAGACCAGATTGAGGGTAAGTTCACTTTATTTTACCTTTGTAGGAATGGACAAGTATCTCTTGACTCACTGTCCTAAAAAATCAGTGAAGACATCCACTTAGTGAATGACTATGCAAGAAACGAAGACATTCGATAGTAAACCCACGACGGGAAGCTCAAAGATGACCATCAACTCAAGACAAACCAGTAACAGACTTGAACAGGTCTTAAAGTGTTTGTGACAGATGGTCACCCCTGTCGTTTCTGCTTTGGCATTCCTTGAGAATATCGGCTGGCTCATGAAATCTGATAATAGCTCGATGCAGCTAAGGACCCATTCAAGCTCCAAAGAATTTAAGTCAACTTTTTGAACACAAAATGCCATCAAAAAAAATGCTGGATCAAAAACAGAGCATCTACAAGATGGCgcaaactttttatttactgGTTGGAAGTGGTAGTATGTTACAAAGTCTATCTGGGTTAACAAAGCCCCAGCTGATTGTACTGCTGTAACTTTCAACTAGCTGCTAAAACAAACACGAGATCAGCTTGTTTACGACTCAAACTCATCTCTAAGTTCCAATAATAACATTAGGACTGTTCATTTGCAGCTTGCTGGTGACATTAGACTCTCTGTCACAAGATCCAGAGATCTTCTTCTActaagaaggagaagaaggatcTTGTTGGATTCTCGTGGATATAGAGGGATAGTGTAGAAGTGAAGTAAAGGGAGTGTGTTGGTGCGATAGTCACAAAAAACCTGGGCTGGACATCACCAGACCAGGCCTGCTGTACGGTCATCTGCATGTTACACTGCAGTCAGCATTCCCTACTATTACTCAGCTCGCACGCAGAGGACCTTGCCTTTAAAAGGAGGGGGCTCATATTCTCAGCTATGTTTATCAATTCCAAGGTGGTCTTTTAAAAGGGCCCGTAGCCCTGCAGAGTGAGGGGGGTTGAGGAGGAGATGGCTGTGATAGAAATAGTATGAAGGTTGATGGCACTTGGCAGGAGTCAGTCTGTTCGGCCTGTAGCACCACAACTTATAGAGATCTTATAGAAAAGGTTCCCTAGTCAGGTTTTAGAGGAGCTGCGGCCACCTGCTGGCAGCCAACAGCCACTAACTTGGTGAAATGCAAACCACTCGCTCCAAATGTTGACAAGCAGATGCATAGATAcatggtgaaaaataaatgtaaaaaagatgttttaacagaaatgtattcaaaagacagacatttattttttgccttcaCTGCAGATTTTAATCTACTGACCTTGACAGATATACACTGTATATCTGCAGTTTAATGAACTTAAACAGATTTCACAAAGACACGTGAAGATGTATATATCTGAACAGGgatgtaaaaagaaatgaaagatgtaaaaaaaatgccccaaaaccaaataaatactagattcactgtcactgtttaaATAAACTCTACTACAGTGCATGGGCTAGGATAATATGTGAAATTAAGTCCAttctaaaaacaaatattgatgtaatactgaaaaaatatttatcatatattaattttaaggatttttttttttattgggccCAGAAAGATTTCAAGCCCCTAATTAAATGCACTGTGTGATATGGAGGTTTCAAAAGGCATAATTAGTCAGTATGAACTCACAGTTGGGAATCTGTAACACTCGCAAACACAGAGGAGTCGTTATGATGATGGTGACGTCTACTTTTCCCTCCATCCTACAGACTACAAGGAGGCCTTTGGTCTGTTCGACAGGGTGGGTGACAACAAGGTGGCTTACAACCAGATCGCTGACATCATGCGCGCCCTGGGACAGAACCCCACCAACAAGGAGGTGAACAAGCTGCTGGGAAACCCCTCCGCTGACGGTGAGAGACATTTTTAGTCCATGTCATTAGATTAGTCTGGGGATGTTATGGTTTTTGGTATACATTTTAATGTGAGCATTTCATGCTAGATGCTTAAACTGTGCaagtatttcatattttccaagAAACTGAAATGCTACAGCAGACTGGACATGATACAATCTTACCACTAAGacttcatgtaaaaaaaaaatgtttccagatTTTTGCACTCCTATCACATCAGCAGTGTAACAGTCAGTTGATCATCAGTTGATCAGTTACAGAGTGACTCATTTGTCAGAGGAGATGCATACAGCGTGTGTTAACTAGTGATGCTGTCTCTTTCATTACCTGTGTTCATGGCGTGATCCCTATTTTTTAGAATAGATACAATAATTAATAACTGCTTTTGTGGTTGGAATAAGTCAGGTTGGGTCAGATCAGCTGGAAAAAAGAGTTATTGAGCAAATATGTGGAAAAGATCAGTCAGAAAATTGAAGTGAAATCTCCCTCTTTGTATACATAGAGTGAACGTAACAGGCTGAAAATCCTGCATTGGCTGCCAGCTAGTGGCTAATTGTATGCCTGCTGTGAAGCACAGCACGTCTATACTCTGTTCACAATGCAATGCAAGATTGCAACATTGCAACTTGAGTAGTTGCTTTGATCAGACATGCAACAGATTTGAAACCTTTAAACTGTAAAGGTCAGGTACTTGTTTATGAGTTATTTGATTTGTTATTAAAAAGTATTGGTCCGATCTGTATCGGACACGTATCAGTCCAAAAAAGAGTATTTACAAAAATCCCAATTGTAAAACTTCAGACCGACCCTGAATGCATCTGACGGTTTCTGTCACACCTCGCGCAGACATGGCAAACAAGAGAGTAGCGTTTGAGGGCTTCCTGCCCATGCTCCAGACCATCATCAACAGCCCAAACAAGGCAGGTTATGAAGACTACGTTGAGGGTCTGCGCGTCTTCGACAAGGAGGGCAACGGCACAGTGATGGGTGCTGAGCTGCGCATTGTCCTGTCAACACTGGGTGAGTTACTCCACAACCCTGACATTGCTCTGTGCGTATCACTGTACCCCCGGGTATTATTAACATCAGATGTCCAATGCTTCCCCCTACAGGAGAGAAGATGACTGAGGCTGAGATTGACGCTCTTATGGCAGGACAGGAGGATGAGAATGGCGGTGTGAACTACGAGGGTGAGCCACAAGTTACAGTAATATGACATAACCTATGTTAATGTAATCATCATTTAATATATAATTAGTTCCGTTCAAATGTTTCTATCTGTGAATCATTTTAACTGGGCAATTATCTAATTTCACACCTCAAGATTAGTTTACTTGTGTTACTACTCGGTGTTGGAAAGCAGTAGAAACTATGCTATTCAGCTGCATTATTGGAAATGAAGGCTtaagaagaaagcaaaaaagaaagctACGTTTTGATTTTCTGAATCAGTCTGTTATGCATCCCCCATTTTCGTAGAGGTGTGACACTAAATTGGTAGATTGACCCTTTAAATGCATAATTAACCCAAAAGGTGTTGATCTAGAAAGTCCCAAAATCAGTGAATATCCAGTGG
This portion of the Echeneis naucrates chromosome 21, fEcheNa1.1, whole genome shotgun sequence genome encodes:
- the myl1 gene encoding myosin light chain 1, skeletal muscle isoform isoform X4, with protein sequence MAPKKDAKAPAKKAEPAPAPAPAPAPAIEFSGDQIEDYKEAFGLFDRVGDNKVAYNQIADIMRALGQNPTNKEVNKLLGNPSADDMANKRVAFEGFLPMLQTIINSPNKAGYEDYVEGLRVFDKEGNGTVMGAELRIVLSTLGEKMTEAEIDALMAGQEDENGGVNYEAFVKHIMSV
- the myl1 gene encoding myosin light chain 1, skeletal muscle isoform isoform X3, which produces MAPKKDAKAPAKKAEPAPAPAPAPAPAAAPIEFSGDQIEDYKEAFGLFDRVGDNKVAYNQIADIMRALGQNPTNKEVNKLLGNPSADDMANKRVAFEGFLPMLQTIINSPNKAGYEDYVEGLRVFDKEGNGTVMGAELRIVLSTLGEKMTEAEIDALMAGQEDENGGVNYEAFVKHIMSV
- the myl1 gene encoding myosin light chain 1, skeletal muscle isoform isoform X2, with protein sequence MAPKKDAKAPAKKAEPAPAPAPAPAPAAAPAAAPAIEFSGDQIEDYKEAFGLFDRVGDNKVAYNQIADIMRALGQNPTNKEVNKLLGNPSADDMANKRVAFEGFLPMLQTIINSPNKAGYEDYVEGLRVFDKEGNGTVMGAELRIVLSTLGEKMTEAEIDALMAGQEDENGGVNYEAFVKHIMSV
- the myl1 gene encoding myosin light chain 1, skeletal muscle isoform isoform X1 yields the protein MAPKKDAKAPAKKAEPAPAPAPAPAPAAAPAAAPAVDLSAVKIEFSGDQIEDYKEAFGLFDRVGDNKVAYNQIADIMRALGQNPTNKEVNKLLGNPSADDMANKRVAFEGFLPMLQTIINSPNKAGYEDYVEGLRVFDKEGNGTVMGAELRIVLSTLGEKMTEAEIDALMAGQEDENGGVNYEAFVKHIMSV